One genomic segment of Thermodesulfobacterium sp. TA1 includes these proteins:
- a CDS encoding NADH-quinone oxidoreductase subunit N has protein sequence MRLFEEVTMETLIPIFPETLFVGFTLVYFLVGLWIKERKIHTLLVVVFSVLTMFSLSIFQGETFKGMFVADPFSQTLKLVFLINLGLCSLMGMHYPKIKDEVFYEFNLLLMLSTLGMMFMVSSRELLSLFLSLEFMSLCLYLLAGLVVTDLKSNEASLKYYLLGSMFSALFVLGISIFFGVFGGTHFLTISEKVSLFADRTFYLLAGVVLVLSALSFKAGLAPFHQWSPDVYEGAPTPVTAFMSVGPKAAAVGAMARFLIESLSLAPNLWIGPLIFIAFLTVGIGNILALRQNNLKRLLAYSSIAHAGYLLLAVIACSTTGLKAIAFYALVYAFMNLGAFATLIAFPQGERINSFQGLSQVSLFLAFAMLVFLFSLTGLPPFGGFVAKFFVFKSIIEAGYTWVAVVVILFSILSAYYYLRVGVKMFFYEGGLVTLSVPFTLRLVLTFTLIFTTLLGVFPVLFAS, from the coding sequence ATGAGGCTTTTTGAGGAGGTAACGATGGAAACCTTGATACCTATCTTTCCAGAAACCCTTTTTGTGGGTTTTACTTTGGTTTATTTTTTGGTAGGTCTTTGGATTAAAGAAAGAAAAATTCATACCTTATTGGTAGTAGTCTTTTCTGTTTTAACCATGTTTTCTTTATCTATTTTTCAGGGAGAAACCTTTAAAGGAATGTTTGTGGCTGACCCTTTTAGTCAAACGTTAAAATTAGTGTTTTTGATAAACCTTGGTTTGTGTAGCCTTATGGGCATGCATTATCCTAAAATAAAAGACGAGGTTTTTTATGAGTTTAACCTTCTTCTTATGCTTAGCACCTTGGGGATGATGTTTATGGTTTCTTCAAGAGAACTTTTAAGTCTTTTCCTTTCCTTAGAGTTTATGTCTCTTTGTCTTTATCTTTTAGCAGGTTTGGTTGTAACAGACCTTAAATCTAACGAAGCCTCTCTTAAGTATTATCTTTTAGGAAGTATGTTTTCTGCTTTGTTTGTTTTGGGAATTTCTATTTTTTTTGGTGTTTTTGGGGGAACTCACTTTTTAACCATTTCAGAGAAAGTTTCTTTATTTGCAGATAGAACCTTTTATCTGTTAGCCGGAGTAGTTTTAGTCCTTTCTGCTTTAAGTTTTAAGGCAGGGCTTGCGCCTTTTCATCAATGGTCTCCTGATGTATACGAGGGAGCACCTACACCGGTTACAGCCTTTATGTCCGTGGGACCTAAGGCTGCAGCAGTAGGAGCTATGGCAAGATTTTTGATAGAATCCTTGTCTTTAGCACCTAACCTTTGGATAGGACCTTTAATTTTTATAGCCTTTTTAACCGTAGGGATAGGAAACATCTTAGCTTTAAGACAAAACAACCTTAAACGTCTTCTTGCCTATTCCTCTATAGCCCATGCAGGTTACCTTCTCCTTGCGGTGATAGCTTGTTCAACTACCGGTTTAAAAGCCATAGCTTTTTATGCTTTAGTTTATGCCTTTATGAACCTTGGTGCCTTTGCTACCCTTATAGCCTTTCCTCAAGGAGAAAGGATAAATTCTTTTCAAGGACTTTCTCAAGTTAGCCTTTTTTTAGCCTTTGCTATGTTGGTTTTTCTCTTTTCTTTGACCGGACTTCCTCCTTTTGGGGGGTTTGTAGCCAAGTTTTTTGTTTTTAAGTCTATCATAGAGGCAGGCTATACTTGGGTAGCGGTAGTAGTCATCCTTTTTAGCATCCTTTCAGCTTATTATTACTTAAGGGTCGGAGTAAAGATGTTTTTTTACGAAGGAGGATTAGTAACACTTTCTGTTCCTTTTACTTTAAGATTAGTCCTTACTTTTACCCTGATTTTTACCACTTTACTTGGGGTTTTCCCTGTTTTGTTTGCTTCTTAA
- a CDS encoding NADH-quinone oxidoreductase subunit M, which produces MGGVGYPILSYLIFLPLVGAVLIFLVKKEGLAKYIALGTTLLNLLLGIPLWFNFDKTNPNFQFLEIYPWIPFLNSYYKVGVDGISFLFVWLTLFISVLCVLCSWTAIKHRTKEFYALLLVMETVMIGVFCALDMFLFYVFWEAMLIPMFLLIGIWGSQNRIYASVKFVIFTFAGSVLMLIGLIVLYYVGGKTFDIIELSKANLPLNLQYWLFLAFFAAFAVKVPMFPFHTWLPDAHTEAPTAGSVILAGILLKVGAYGFLRFTLPFCPEATLGLKDFMQILSIIAIIYGALVTLMQTDFKRLIAYSSVSHMGFVTLGIFTLNQEAIEGAVLQMINHGIVTGALFMCIGAIYERTHTRDLTKYGGLGKAVPVFVVFYTLFSAAAIGFPGTNSFIGEFLVALGVFKDKMSLGAFLPLGFVLGTAYMVWLYYRVVLKEVPSEIKDQLYDLNLREVVMFLPLVFLVFILGLYPQVVLSVMKIPIAQLLEFLNKGL; this is translated from the coding sequence ATGGGTGGGGTAGGCTATCCTATTCTTTCTTATCTTATTTTTTTACCTTTAGTTGGTGCAGTTTTAATTTTTTTAGTAAAAAAAGAAGGATTAGCTAAGTATATCGCTTTAGGGACTACGCTTTTAAATTTACTTTTAGGTATTCCTCTTTGGTTTAACTTTGATAAAACTAACCCCAATTTTCAGTTTTTAGAAATCTATCCTTGGATTCCATTTTTAAACTCTTACTATAAGGTTGGAGTAGATGGGATAAGCTTTCTCTTTGTGTGGTTAACCCTTTTTATCAGCGTTTTATGCGTGCTTTGTTCATGGACAGCCATTAAACATAGGACTAAAGAATTTTACGCTTTGCTTCTGGTGATGGAAACGGTTATGATAGGGGTTTTTTGTGCCCTTGATATGTTTTTGTTTTATGTGTTTTGGGAGGCCATGCTGATTCCGATGTTTTTACTGATAGGTATCTGGGGAAGTCAAAACCGGATTTACGCCTCGGTTAAGTTTGTTATTTTCACTTTTGCTGGCAGTGTCCTTATGTTAATAGGTCTTATCGTTCTTTATTATGTAGGAGGCAAAACTTTTGACATCATAGAGCTTTCCAAGGCAAACCTTCCGTTAAACCTCCAATACTGGCTTTTTTTAGCTTTTTTTGCTGCTTTTGCGGTAAAAGTCCCTATGTTTCCCTTCCATACCTGGCTTCCTGATGCCCATACAGAAGCCCCTACCGCGGGTTCGGTTATTTTAGCCGGCATCCTTCTTAAGGTGGGTGCCTATGGATTTTTAAGGTTTACCCTTCCTTTTTGCCCAGAGGCTACCCTTGGATTAAAAGATTTTATGCAAATACTTTCGATAATAGCTATTATTTACGGAGCCTTGGTAACCCTTATGCAAACAGACTTTAAACGTCTGATAGCCTACTCCAGTGTAAGTCATATGGGATTTGTTACCTTAGGTATTTTTACCCTAAACCAAGAGGCTATAGAAGGGGCGGTTCTTCAGATGATAAACCATGGAATAGTAACCGGTGCACTTTTTATGTGTATCGGGGCTATCTATGAAAGAACTCATACCAGAGATCTAACTAAATACGGAGGACTTGGTAAGGCTGTTCCTGTTTTTGTGGTTTTTTATACCCTTTTCTCTGCTGCAGCCATAGGTTTTCCAGGCACTAATTCTTTTATAGGTGAGTTTTTAGTAGCCTTAGGGGTTTTTAAGGATAAAATGTCCTTAGGTGCTTTTTTACCTTTAGGTTTTGTCCTTGGAACTGCTTATATGGTGTGGCTTTATTATCGGGTGGTGTTAAAAGAAGTGCCTTCTGAGATTAAAGACCAGCTTTATGACCTTAATCTAAGAGAGGTTGTAATGTTTTTGCCTTTAGTTTTTCTGGTTTTTATTTTGGGACTTTATCCTCAGGTGGTTTTAAGCGTGATGAAAATTCCTATAGCCCAATTGCTTGAGTTTTTAAACAAAGGGCTTTAG